The DNA window TGAAAATATAAATAAATCTAACAAAAAAAAGCTTTTTAACAATACAGATGTTGAAATTTTTATCAATTCAAATTCAAAAAAAAATATAATGGCAATGTATGTAAAACTTAATGACGGAGAGTATTTAAGAAAATTTATAAACATTGATAAACTCAAAAACGACCTTTTTAAATATCTAATAAATGATAAAAGACAGGTTTATATAATTGATTCAAAAAATAATATAGTCATGTCGTACAATGAAGATAAAGAGCTTTTTCGTAGACTTATTCCTTTTATCCCTAAAGAATACAAAATTAGCGAACCTGTTATGTTCGGCAAAATAAAAAACGAGCCAAATGTGTTTTTAAAGCTTAATAAGCCTGATTGGGCAATTGTTGTCACAACTCCAAAACAATTAACCCATTATGGAATCATAGATGCAAGACTTAAAATAATCGTATCTATTCTTGCATCGGCTATTTTTATAATTGTTTTCGGGATTTTATATTCTTATTCGCTAAATACAAATCTGGCACAGCTTTTCAAGTCTATAGCCGCTATAGGAAAGGGAAATTACAGAAGAAAAGTCCGTCTTCTAAAAGATTTTTTTACTCCTTATGAAATAGTTTTTCTCATGTCAAAATTTAATGATATGGCGCAAAAAATTGATGAAGGCTATATGGAACTCCAAGAAGCTAATGAACAATTATCAAAGTTGGATAAAATGAAATCAAACTTGATAGATACAGTTAGTCATGAATTCAGGACCCCTTTAACTTGTATAAAAGGTTATACTTCAAGGCTTTTGAGAAGTGATATCAATGTTAACGAAGAAATGAAGATAAAATCATTAAAAGTGATAAAACAACAGACAGAAAGATTGAGCAGGCTTGTTGATGACCTTCTTGTAGTGCCTGAGATAGAAGCAGATTTTTTACGGGTGTTCCCCTCAGAAATTGATTTAAAAGAAGTCTTTGAAAACTGCATTTTTTCTATGCAACAAAAGCAAAACAGGGTTATAAATTTTGAAGTAGTTGAAAATCTGCCGTTTGTTTGGGCTGATCCTGACAGGGTCGTTCAAATAGTCATAAATCTTCTTGAAAATGCAATAAAGTACTCTCCTGAAAATTCCGAAATAGATATAAAAGTTATACAAACAGCTGATTTTGCCGTTGTTAAAATAAGAAATGACAGCCCGGTTATCGAAGAAGAGAAACTTCATCGTCTTTTTGAAAAGTTTGTAAGGCTTGAAGATGATCTTACAAGAACAACACGCGGAACAGGATTGGGATTGTTTATCGTTAG is part of the bacterium genome and encodes:
- a CDS encoding HAMP domain-containing sensor histidine kinase, whose protein sequence is MKIRRLKISQQLMLVFFIGVILPLCITAMIVVNVNQHAVRAELRYSAIITTDSVYQRLEKTLEEKKLALLYIAKSMNYIIPKNKVKNYLSEIIDFSDETVQLDIIKNDENINKSNKKKLFNNTDVEIFINSNSKKNIMAMYVKLNDGEYLRKFINIDKLKNDLFKYLINDKRQVYIIDSKNNIVMSYNEDKELFRRLIPFIPKEYKISEPVMFGKIKNEPNVFLKLNKPDWAIVVTTPKQLTHYGIIDARLKIIVSILASAIFIIVFGILYSYSLNTNLAQLFKSIAAIGKGNYRRKVRLLKDFFTPYEIVFLMSKFNDMAQKIDEGYMELQEANEQLSKLDKMKSNLIDTVSHEFRTPLTCIKGYTSRLLRSDINVNEEMKIKSLKVIKQQTERLSRLVDDLLVVPEIEADFLRVFPSEIDLKEVFENCIFSMQQKQNRVINFEVVENLPFVWADPDRVVQIVINLLENAIKYSPENSEIDIKVIQTADFAVVKIRNDSPVIEEEKLHRLFEKFVRLEDDLTRTTRGTGLGLFIVRGLIQAMGGTISLSANQGFEVSFTLPLAC